DNA sequence from the Anaerosporomusa subterranea genome:
GACACATCCTGAACGACAAGAACGTTTACTTTATACCCGTGACCAGATTGTTGAAGAAGGCTTGCTTGACCTATCTGCTATCAGAGAATATAAGCCAAAACTGGCAACTTTGCGAGACCTTCAACGGGTTCATATCGGTGTTCCCGGGATCGAGCCTTTGATTACTGATGCCCATTTGATCTCTGCTGGTGGCGCGATTGCTGCGGCTGAGTCTGTGCTGCGTGGTGAAACTGCTCACGCCTTTGCACTAGTGAGGCCACCAGGGCATCACGCCATGCGAGTCGTCCATGGCACGCGTGGCTTTTGCACCATTAACATTGAGGCAGTCATGATTGAACACTTGCGCCAGCACTATGGTATCAGGCGGGTGGCAGTTGTCGATACTGATGTACATCATGGCGATGGGACACAGGATATCTTTTATCATGATCCAGACACGCTGTTCATCTCTTTCCATCAAGATGGGCGCACCCTATATCCAGGCAGCGGGGCTGTAGAGGAAATCGGCGGGCCGAAGGCTTGGGGGACCACCGTGAATATCCCTTTACCGCCTGGTACGACTGACGAAGGCTTACACCAAGTCCTCGATGCAGTCATTTTACCAATGTTAGCTGATTTTCAGCCTGACATGATTATCAATTCAGCTGGACAGGATAATCATTATAGCGATCCACTGGCCAACATGGCGATTACGGCCCAGGGCTATGCCCGTCTTGCTGAAAAGTTGCAAGCTGATGTCGCTGTGCTCGAGGGCGGCTATTCGATTGAGGAAGCTCTGCCATATGTTAATGTCGGTATCATCCTGGCAATGGCAGGGCTGCCGTATCATCGAGTCGTCGAACCTGACCGTCATCTGCAAAACCTTGTTCAGACCGATCGGATAAATCGGTATATCGACCAATTAATTAAACAATGGCAAGGACTATGGAAGAACCGTGATCACATGCG
Encoded proteins:
- a CDS encoding histone deacetylase, with the translated sequence MSAKPLGLVFFPAFDWAISPTHPERQERLLYTRDQIVEEGLLDLSAIREYKPKLATLRDLQRVHIGVPGIEPLITDAHLISAGGAIAAAESVLRGETAHAFALVRPPGHHAMRVVHGTRGFCTINIEAVMIEHLRQHYGIRRVAVVDTDVHHGDGTQDIFYHDPDTLFISFHQDGRTLYPGSGAVEEIGGPKAWGTTVNIPLPPGTTDEGLHQVLDAVILPMLADFQPDMIINSAGQDNHYSDPLANMAITAQGYARLAEKLQADVAVLEGGYSIEEALPYVNVGIILAMAGLPYHRVVEPDRHLQNLVQTDRINRYIDQLIKQWQGLWKNRDHMRQQVMQQAGDYWRRSKSIYYDDSGIRESQQETLRICPDCHGTLQIASQAEGHDIGIKRVFGVVLPRDCCPRCAHAGRDAALAAKKQNHYGIVVIQDRQNDTYENLIGR